A genomic window from Triticum urartu cultivar G1812 chromosome 7, Tu2.1, whole genome shotgun sequence includes:
- the LOC125519799 gene encoding calmodulin-binding receptor kinase CaMRLK, whose translation MPPHSHARRLVLLLLLVFSTTAPDPVSSSCAGGARDDAAIVAAAFRHVRNFRPQAVPACRPVRELRLPSRNLTGAVAWAALANLSALAALDLSGNALQGAIPGGFWRAPALRAVDVSRNQLGGSLRVEPNTRLLSLNVSGNRFTVVAGVDGLPGLDALDVSANRIRAVPQGLSRLTRLRRLDLSRNAMRGRFPGDLPPLDGLRFLNVSYNNLSGAVNASAVKRFGPSAFVHAGNASLVFSKDSPARPRRPPPPPRTNGKKDHARTAKSTATKTKRKKHLGVVAVAIVCGVASVIVLLCLVGSVACGVVRCRSRKHGDKEAEEKKVQWGEKEEDEVVVAAAAGKGASAAPVVLFERPLMELTLADLAAATSGFGRESQLAERGGRSGAAYRAVLPGDLHVVVRVVEGAMAGVGEDDNPAAAAAAFRELARLRHPNILPLIGYCIAGREKLLLYEYMEKGDLHRWLHELELPAGRPDLDDTGGDIWEAAEDRRSISDWPTRHRIALGVARGLAFLHQGWAGSGRAVVHGHLVPTNVLLSDDLEPRISDFGHLSGGDGDDNATPEADVYGFGALVLELMTGQARWDEASVSWARGLVRDGKGLDIVDPRVHGGEAAEREMVECLRVGYLCTAHSPDKRPTMQQVVGVLKDIRPRPLDGGGDA comes from the exons ATGCCACCCCACTCCCACGCCCGCCGCCTCGTGCTCTTGCTGCTGCTGGTGTTCTCCACCACGGCTCCCGACCCCGTCTCCTCTTCTTGCGCCGGCGGCGCACGGGACGACGCGGCGATCGTCGCGGCCGCGTTCCGCCACGTGCGCAACTTCCGGCCGCAGGCCGTGCCGGCATGCCGGCCCGTCCGCGAGCTGCGCCTCCCGTCGCGGAACCTGACGGGCGCCGTGGCGTGGGCGGCGCTCGCGAACCTCTCCGCCCTCGCCGCGCTCGACCTCTCCGGCAACGCGCTCCAGGGCGCCATCCCCGGCGGCTTCTGGCGCGCGCCGGCGCTCCGCGCCGTCGACGTGTCGCGGAACCAGCTCGGCGGCTCGCTGCGGGTCGAGCCCAACACGCGGCTGCTGTCCCTCAACGTGTCCGGCAACCGCTtcaccgtcgtcgcgggcgtcGACGGCCTCCCGGGGCTCGACGCGCTCGACGTGTCCGCGAACAGGATCCGCGCGGTGCCGCAGGGGCTGAGCCGGCTGACGCGATTGCGCCGGCTCGACCTCTCCCGGAACGCGATGCGCGGGAGGTTCCCCGGCGACCTGCCCCCGCTCGATGGACTCCGCTTCTTGAACGTCTCGTACAACAACCTGTCCGGCGCGGTGAACGCCAGCGCGGTGAAGAGGTTCGGGCCCTCGGCGTTCGTCCACGCCGGCAATGCTTCGTTGGTGTTCTCGAAGGACTCCCCTGCGCGGCCCAGGCGGCCTCCGCCGCCACCGCGAACAAATGGAAAGAAGGATCACGCGAGGACGGCAAAGAGCACGGCAACGAAAACGAAAAGGAAGAAGCATCTGGGCGTGGTCGCCGTGGCGATCGTGTGCGGGGTGGCGTCCGTGATCGTCCTGCTCTGCTTGGTCGGATCCGTGGCGTGCGGGGTGGTGAGGTGCCGGAGCAGGAAGCACGGAGAcaaggaggcggaggagaagaaggTGCAGTGGGGCGAGAAGGAAGAAGACGAGGTGGTTGTGGCGGCGGCAGCAGGAAAGGGGGCATCGGCCGCGCCGGTGGTGCTCTTCGAGCGGCCGCTCATGGAGCTGACGCTGGCCGACCTCGCCGCGGCCACTTCCGGCTTCGGGCGCGAGTCCCAGCTCGCGGAGCGCGGTGGCCGCAGCGGCGCCGCGTACCGCGCCGTTCTGCCCGGGGACCTGCACGTCGTCGTGCGCGTCGTGGAGGGCGCCATGGCCGGGGTCGGGGAGGACGACAACCCGGCCGCCGCGGCCGCGGCGTTCCGGGAACTCGCGCGGCTCCGGCACCCCAACATCCTTCCGCTCATCGGATACTGCATTGCAG GGAGGGAGAAGCTGCTGCTGTACGAGTACATGGAGAAAGGCGACCTCCACCGGTGGCTGCACGAGCTGGAGCTGCCGGCGGGGCGGCCGGACTTGGACGACACCGGCGGCGACATCTGGGAGGCGGCGGAGGACAGGCGGTCGATATCCGACTGGCCGACGCGGCACCGGATCGCGCTGGGCGTCGCCCGGGGCCTGGCGTTCCTGCACCAGGGGTGGGCCGGGTCCGGCCGGGCCGTGGTGCACGGCCACCTGGTCCCGACCAACGTGCTCCTCAGCGACGACCTGGAGCCCCGGATCTCCGACTTCGGGCACCtcagcggcggcgacggcgacgacaaCGCGACGCCGGAAGCGGACGTGTACGGGTTCGGCGCGCTGGTGCTGGAGCTGATGACGGGGCAGGCGAGGTGGGACGAGGCGTCGGTGAGCTGGGCGCGCGGGCTCGTCCGCGACGGCAAGGGGCTGGACATCGTGGACCCGCGGGTGcacggcggcgaggcggcggagcggGAGATGGTGGAGTGCCTGCGCGTGGGGTACCTGTGCACGGCGCACTCGCCGGACAAGCGGCCGACGATGCAGCAGGTGGTGGGCGTGCTCAAGGACATCCGGCCTCGCCCgctcgacggcggcggcgacgcgtGA